Proteins from a single region of Polynucleobacter sp. KF022:
- a CDS encoding nuclear transport factor 2 family protein — protein MSNTKDPVTVATLAAFSAAWNRHDIDSLMSFMSDDCVFQTAAGPESYGARHEGPSAVKAAFESAWINFPDAQWIHDRHFVHENFGVSEWTFTGTAADGSRVEADGVDVFTFKDGKIQLKNVFRKNRPNLPAAK, from the coding sequence ATGTCAAACACTAAAGACCCAGTTACCGTTGCCACCTTAGCCGCTTTCAGCGCCGCCTGGAATCGTCACGATATCGATTCTCTGATGAGCTTTATGAGTGATGACTGCGTTTTTCAAACCGCTGCTGGCCCTGAATCCTACGGTGCACGCCATGAAGGCCCTTCAGCAGTCAAAGCAGCATTTGAGAGCGCTTGGATCAACTTCCCGGATGCTCAGTGGATTCATGATCGACATTTTGTGCATGAGAACTTTGGAGTCTCAGAGTGGACCTTTACCGGCACAGCAGCCGACGGATCACGCGTAGAAGCGGACGGGGTAGATGTTTTCACTTTCAAAGATGGCAAGATTCAATTAAAGAATGTCTTTCGCAAGAATCGCCCGAATTTACCGGCAGCAAAATAA
- a CDS encoding FAD-dependent oxidoreductase has translation MKYDPLYDPLTSQNPGTGRDYAPSYWVASAGTPPPNDGPVTQDFDTDVVVIGSGSTGVSTALYLAQEHGIKAVILEANQTAWGCSSRSGGQGQNASGRLSRSQWIERWGLDTAKKLDREIYTGFENFKELVSQIDCDATDGGHLYVAHRPEKMTYLQNEAKVRKEVFGYDPLLMSAQELREQYCDDRDAAGALLEREGVGIHPLKFTYGLLRKAQSLGVKIHTSSPVESWETINGVHHLRTPGGIVRAKRIAICTGGYGMQGLKPIKNRILPILSNSVVTRPLTDAEIAACNFRSHTFLTDTRTLRFYYRLLKDNRLQLGSRSSISGADANAPEHLQLLTDAIARKFPPLAGIQIDYSWWGWVDVSHDMMPRITQPDPKQMVWHALGYGGNGVSFSTWAGKRLAELVAGNKVNSEVFKLPIYNSPLEFPNLFGQVRSEALAPFRRLGQSFLYKWYWLKDEK, from the coding sequence ATGAAATACGACCCGCTTTATGATCCCCTCACCTCCCAAAACCCAGGGACAGGTCGAGACTATGCGCCAAGTTACTGGGTAGCAAGCGCCGGCACACCTCCGCCTAATGATGGGCCCGTCACTCAAGACTTTGATACCGACGTTGTCGTAATTGGCTCAGGATCAACCGGGGTTTCAACTGCACTGTACTTAGCACAAGAGCATGGCATCAAGGCAGTCATTCTGGAAGCTAACCAAACTGCTTGGGGTTGCTCTAGCAGAAGCGGTGGTCAAGGACAAAATGCCAGCGGTCGTTTATCTCGCTCTCAATGGATTGAGCGCTGGGGTTTAGATACTGCTAAAAAACTTGATCGAGAGATTTACACCGGCTTTGAAAACTTCAAAGAGTTAGTGAGTCAAATTGATTGTGATGCCACTGATGGCGGTCACTTATACGTTGCCCATCGCCCAGAGAAAATGACTTACCTTCAGAATGAAGCGAAAGTTAGAAAAGAAGTGTTTGGCTACGATCCACTCCTCATGAGTGCGCAAGAGCTCAGAGAGCAATACTGCGACGATCGTGATGCTGCTGGAGCACTTCTAGAGCGTGAAGGTGTTGGCATTCATCCACTGAAATTTACCTATGGATTACTTCGGAAAGCGCAAAGCTTAGGTGTAAAGATCCATACCAGCAGCCCCGTTGAATCTTGGGAAACAATCAATGGCGTTCATCACCTCAGAACTCCCGGCGGGATTGTTCGCGCTAAGCGGATTGCCATCTGCACCGGCGGCTATGGCATGCAGGGATTAAAGCCCATCAAAAATCGCATCCTTCCTATTCTGTCAAATTCAGTAGTGACCAGACCGCTGACTGATGCAGAGATAGCAGCATGTAACTTTCGTTCGCACACTTTCTTAACGGATACACGAACACTGCGTTTTTATTACCGCCTTCTGAAAGATAATCGATTGCAATTAGGTAGTCGTAGCTCGATTAGCGGTGCCGATGCCAATGCCCCTGAACATCTCCAGCTATTAACAGATGCCATCGCCAGAAAGTTTCCACCACTTGCAGGTATTCAGATTGATTACTCCTGGTGGGGATGGGTTGATGTCAGCCATGACATGATGCCTCGCATTACTCAACCTGATCCAAAGCAAATGGTATGGCACGCTTTAGGCTATGGTGGTAATGGCGTCTCCTTCTCCACCTGGGCTGGCAAACGTTTGGCCGAACTAGTGGCTGGAAACAAAGTCAATTCTGAAGTGTTTAAGTTACCGATTTATAACTCCCCTCTCGAATTTCCTAATCTCTTTGGACAAGTACGCTCAGAGGCACTGGCTCCATTTAGAAGATTGGGGCAAAGTTTTCTCTATAAGTGGTATTGGCTCAAAGATGAAAAATAA
- a CDS encoding tripartite tricarboxylate transporter substrate binding protein, translating into MKNNPLTQKFNSHSTKAPMNLIHRIVFGITAALGLVNVGIAAPDTDWPKKPIQMILSFPAGGSTDVFARSIAAPLGDALGQAVVIENKPGGGGMIGMTAAAKANPDGYTVHFSALTNQAIAQALFANPPFSLQKDFVSVALVGSVPHVLEVNPSVPAKNMTELIAFIKSKNGNFNYASQGNGTLSHLESQLFMQRIGATGVHIPYKGSSFALPDLIAGNTLMMFDSITASLPHIQSGKLRPIAIASSERSPLMPNVPTFEQDGMKKFDVENLFAIYAPKGTSPAIVDRLEREIRKILTNPDFKTKLANQGIHPQFANSEKLAEITIAEHEKWAKIVKASNIKID; encoded by the coding sequence ATGAAAAATAATCCTCTCACTCAAAAATTCAACTCACACTCTACAAAGGCACCCATGAATCTCATTCATCGCATCGTCTTCGGCATCACTGCTGCTCTTGGCTTAGTCAATGTCGGCATTGCAGCACCCGATACTGATTGGCCTAAAAAACCGATTCAAATGATTCTCTCTTTCCCTGCAGGAGGCTCAACCGATGTCTTTGCACGTAGCATCGCTGCCCCATTGGGAGATGCCTTAGGTCAGGCAGTAGTTATTGAAAATAAACCCGGCGGTGGCGGAATGATTGGCATGACTGCCGCAGCCAAAGCAAATCCAGACGGCTACACCGTTCACTTCAGTGCTTTAACAAATCAGGCAATTGCCCAAGCGCTTTTTGCTAACCCACCCTTTTCCTTGCAAAAAGACTTTGTTTCCGTTGCTTTAGTGGGTTCAGTACCTCACGTCTTAGAAGTAAACCCCAGCGTTCCTGCCAAAAATATGACCGAACTGATTGCGTTCATTAAATCTAAGAACGGCAACTTTAATTACGCATCACAAGGCAATGGCACCCTATCCCATCTAGAGTCCCAATTATTTATGCAGCGTATCGGCGCCACTGGAGTACATATTCCTTACAAAGGAAGCAGCTTTGCATTGCCTGATTTAATCGCTGGTAATACTTTGATGATGTTTGACAGCATCACAGCATCCCTGCCTCATATTCAAAGTGGCAAGCTAAGACCGATTGCAATTGCCTCTTCAGAGCGCTCACCTTTGATGCCAAACGTTCCTACGTTTGAGCAAGATGGTATGAAAAAATTTGATGTTGAGAATTTATTTGCTATCTACGCACCTAAGGGAACTTCACCTGCAATAGTTGACCGCCTAGAAAGAGAAATTCGCAAGATTCTGACAAACCCAGACTTTAAAACGAAGTTAGCCAATCAAGGTATCCACCCTCAGTTTGCTAATTCAGAAAAATTAGCTGAGATCACCATTGCTGAGCATGAAAAGTGGGCAAAGATTGTGAAGGCCTCTAATATTAAAATTGATTAA
- a CDS encoding gamma-glutamyltransferase family protein, with amino-acid sequence MLISPPFGGGRAPVLARNTVASSQPLATQAGIEALQNGGNAVDAALATAITLTVVEPTMNGLGGDGFAILWDGKKLHGLNASGRAPAAWKPEYFAGKSAMDLIGWNTVTIPGMVAGWIDLSRKFGKLPFAQLFKRAIDYAENGFPVSPVIARQWREAIPILKNQPGFSDSFLIDGKSPQAGQIWKYPAQAKTLKEIAATEGESFYKGPLAQSMVDFAQATGGCFTMEDFADNQSEWVEPLAFDYGDYTLHEIPPNGSGIAAQIALGILQAANVKQYPANSAQRIHLQIEAMRMAFADVYAYVSDARSMQMPVTSLLNRDYLASRAAMIDHSKAGSYGAGDPHSGGTVYLCAADESGMMISYIQSNFKGFGSGIVTPGGIAFHNRGMSFRLEDGHPNQVAPGKRPFHTILPAFLTKDDKPTMAFGVMGGNMQPQGHIQFVMRFVDEYLNPQACSDAPRWRIDDLGKLTVEASMPASVVEGLKALGHEVAVQPANSLDFGSAQAIAKLSEDANSAYIAGSDHRRDGLAAGF; translated from the coding sequence ATGTTGATTTCCCCTCCCTTTGGTGGTGGCCGCGCTCCGGTACTAGCCAGAAATACCGTTGCTAGCTCCCAACCGCTTGCAACCCAAGCTGGTATCGAAGCTTTGCAAAATGGTGGTAATGCAGTAGATGCTGCGTTGGCAACTGCCATCACCCTTACCGTTGTCGAACCTACGATGAATGGCTTAGGCGGTGATGGCTTTGCCATTCTGTGGGATGGAAAGAAGCTGCATGGCTTAAATGCTTCTGGTCGTGCTCCTGCCGCATGGAAGCCGGAGTATTTTGCTGGAAAATCCGCAATGGATTTAATTGGTTGGAATACCGTAACGATTCCAGGCATGGTGGCAGGTTGGATTGACTTGTCACGTAAGTTTGGCAAATTACCATTTGCTCAATTATTCAAACGAGCGATTGATTACGCTGAAAATGGTTTTCCGGTATCTCCGGTAATTGCGCGTCAATGGCGTGAAGCGATTCCGATCCTGAAGAATCAACCAGGCTTTTCTGACTCATTCTTGATTGATGGCAAATCACCACAGGCAGGTCAAATCTGGAAATATCCAGCACAAGCAAAAACCTTGAAAGAAATTGCTGCGACAGAGGGTGAATCCTTCTATAAAGGTCCGCTCGCTCAGAGCATGGTCGACTTTGCACAAGCTACTGGTGGCTGCTTCACCATGGAAGACTTTGCTGACAACCAATCAGAATGGGTTGAGCCCCTTGCCTTTGACTACGGTGACTACACCCTCCATGAAATTCCCCCGAATGGCTCTGGAATAGCAGCGCAAATCGCTTTAGGTATTTTGCAAGCAGCCAATGTGAAGCAATATCCCGCTAACTCTGCACAGCGTATCCATTTGCAGATTGAAGCGATGCGTATGGCTTTTGCTGATGTGTACGCCTACGTTTCTGATGCACGCTCAATGCAAATGCCAGTGACCTCATTATTGAATAGAGATTACCTAGCAAGCCGCGCAGCAATGATTGACCATAGCAAAGCAGGTAGCTATGGTGCTGGCGATCCCCACTCTGGTGGCACGGTGTATTTGTGCGCCGCCGATGAATCCGGCATGATGATTTCTTATATTCAGTCGAACTTTAAAGGCTTTGGATCTGGTATTGTTACGCCAGGCGGGATTGCTTTCCATAATCGCGGCATGAGCTTCAGATTAGAAGATGGGCACCCCAATCAAGTGGCGCCAGGTAAGCGTCCGTTCCATACCATTCTTCCCGCATTCCTAACCAAAGATGACAAGCCCACCATGGCATTTGGCGTGATGGGCGGCAACATGCAACCTCAAGGTCATATCCAGTTTGTGATGCGCTTTGTTGATGAATATCTCAACCCTCAAGCTTGTTCAGATGCGCCCCGCTGGCGCATTGATGATTTAGGTAAGCTCACGGTTGAAGCCTCAATGCCAGCAAGTGTTGTTGAGGGCTTAAAAGCCCTAGGCCATGAAGTAGCCGTACAGCCTGCTAACAGCCTTGATTTTGGTAGCGCACAAGCGATTGCTAAGTTAAGTGAAGACGCAAATTCAGCCTATATTGCCGGCAGCGATCATCGCCGTGACGGTTTGGCAGCTGGTTTTTAA
- a CDS encoding type II toxin-antitoxin system PemK/MazF family toxin, translating into MVSRGEIWLINLDPTIGGEIKKTRPCIVVSPQELNDHLRTVIVAPMTTKGRPAGFRVPITHDGKKGLILLDQIRSIDKLRLVKKIGKSNPKTLSASLSVLQEAFAL; encoded by the coding sequence ATGGTGTCCCGCGGCGAGATCTGGCTTATCAACTTGGATCCAACAATTGGTGGTGAAATTAAAAAAACAAGACCCTGTATTGTGGTTTCACCGCAGGAGTTAAACGACCATTTACGAACAGTTATCGTAGCGCCAATGACCACCAAGGGTAGGCCCGCAGGCTTTCGAGTTCCCATTACACATGACGGAAAAAAAGGACTGATTCTTTTGGATCAAATTAGATCCATAGATAAATTGCGCCTCGTTAAGAAAATTGGGAAGAGTAATCCCAAGACTTTATCTGCAAGTCTTAGTGTTTTACAGGAAGCTTTTGCTCTTTAG
- a CDS encoding AbrB/MazE/SpoVT family DNA-binding domain-containing protein, which translates to MNKSHKSPQQASAPLQIAIRPVGNSKGVVIPKIILEQSGIEGVVEMAVDGEKIILSKPKNIMREHWARDAQNLVKAGEDELVLGDFANEEDGDWVW; encoded by the coding sequence ATGAACAAAAGTCATAAATCTCCTCAACAAGCAAGCGCGCCTTTGCAAATAGCTATAAGACCTGTTGGTAACTCTAAGGGTGTGGTTATTCCAAAGATTATTCTTGAGCAATCTGGGATTGAGGGGGTTGTTGAGATGGCAGTTGACGGCGAAAAAATTATCCTCAGTAAGCCAAAAAATATAATGCGTGAACATTGGGCTCGGGATGCACAAAACCTTGTCAAGGCAGGAGAGGATGAATTGGTTCTCGGTGACTTTGCAAACGAGGAAGATGGAGACTGGGTTTGGTAA
- a CDS encoding DEAD/DEAH box helicase → MSTPIPQSSDIEITPDYEAVIEAIERHDPYIFVSGKAGTGKTTLIGYLREAIPGNVVVVAPTGVAALQVKGVTIHSFFRLPPRLIFPEEDIKPLRDKRLYKDIRLLIIDEISMVRADVVDAMDLFLRENGPQKGKPFGGIQVMFVGDLFQLPPVVSSSDIQVLSDRGYEGPYFFCAMALHRKDVTMVELSKIFRQKDEHFAGLLNRIRINQDVDEAIDTLNAQCYRKDEQVDEQTITLTTTNARADQINGAGLRALTTEGKVYAGKSSGKFNVDERNLPSPNNLVLKVGAKVMFTATDPGFPKRWVNGTIGVVREMLPDKVKVMVQNGPYSNTVEVTGHQWESYRYDHDMMSGKISPSIIGTYVQIPLMLAWAVTIHKSQGKTLDKVKVDLSSGAFASGQVYVALSRCKTIEGISLQRPIEPRDVSCDQEIKRFYMNCLPTAK, encoded by the coding sequence ATGTCTACCCCAATCCCGCAATCCTCTGATATAGAAATCACACCTGATTACGAGGCAGTAATTGAGGCTATAGAGCGGCATGATCCTTATATCTTTGTTAGTGGCAAGGCAGGTACCGGTAAAACTACTTTAATTGGTTATCTGCGTGAGGCTATTCCGGGTAATGTGGTGGTGGTTGCCCCTACAGGGGTGGCCGCACTACAAGTCAAAGGGGTGACGATTCACTCCTTCTTTAGGCTGCCACCGCGACTCATCTTTCCTGAAGAGGATATCAAGCCGCTGCGTGACAAGCGGCTTTACAAAGACATTCGATTACTCATTATTGATGAGATCTCGATGGTCCGCGCTGATGTAGTCGATGCGATGGATTTATTTCTGCGTGAGAACGGCCCACAAAAAGGCAAGCCTTTCGGTGGCATTCAGGTGATGTTTGTTGGGGATTTGTTTCAACTTCCACCGGTAGTATCCAGTTCGGATATACAAGTACTATCTGATCGTGGTTATGAAGGGCCTTATTTCTTTTGCGCCATGGCATTGCATCGTAAGGATGTCACGATGGTTGAGCTTTCTAAAATATTCCGACAAAAAGATGAACACTTTGCCGGTCTACTCAACCGCATTCGAATTAATCAAGATGTTGATGAGGCAATCGATACTCTGAATGCGCAGTGCTATCGCAAAGACGAGCAAGTTGATGAGCAGACTATTACTCTCACCACTACCAATGCACGCGCTGATCAAATCAATGGTGCTGGGCTGCGAGCTCTTACCACTGAGGGCAAGGTATATGCCGGCAAGTCGTCTGGAAAATTCAATGTCGATGAACGTAATTTGCCATCGCCCAATAATTTAGTGCTCAAAGTTGGCGCTAAGGTGATGTTTACAGCTACGGATCCAGGCTTTCCAAAGCGCTGGGTCAATGGCACGATTGGAGTCGTGCGTGAGATGCTGCCAGATAAGGTAAAGGTCATGGTGCAAAACGGCCCATACTCTAATACTGTTGAGGTAACTGGTCATCAGTGGGAATCCTATCGCTATGATCACGACATGATGTCAGGAAAGATCTCTCCGAGCATCATCGGCACTTACGTACAGATTCCATTAATGTTGGCTTGGGCGGTAACAATTCACAAGAGTCAGGGCAAGACCTTGGATAAGGTAAAGGTTGATCTCTCATCAGGTGCTTTTGCCTCAGGACAGGTCTATGTAGCCCTCAGTCGTTGTAAAACGATCGAAGGCATTTCTCTACAAAGACCAATTGAACCTAGAGATGTAAGTTGCGATCAGGAGATCAAGCGCTTCTATATGAATTGCCTTCCTACCGCCAAATAG
- a CDS encoding formylglycine-generating enzyme family protein codes for MKKFDFSTILFGLLLTAIAAYFMLRSTPAQSAPSSTIPTVKIGSLVWDQTEMTIADVKVYASSTGFVSAAEKKGGGLSYEAGFVQKPGWTWKTPYGVPAKDNEPAAHLNQKEAEAICRYYGKRLPTDAEWTSAAFLEQRNNPPAGFAKGQRYPFPGGTNPSPSHCLSGCGDYKGLAPAGALNRGTGHVTTNTTKPGVNGMYDMGGNVWEWTATERNGGYITRGASWWYGPERQQESDVESKPGDIAVVYIGFRCVADAVKQ; via the coding sequence ATGAAAAAGTTCGATTTCTCCACCATCCTATTTGGACTGTTGCTTACAGCCATTGCTGCGTACTTTATGCTCAGATCAACTCCGGCTCAGAGCGCACCTTCATCAACAATTCCAACCGTGAAGATTGGAAGCCTTGTCTGGGATCAAACCGAGATGACTATTGCGGATGTCAAAGTCTATGCATCCTCCACAGGTTTTGTGAGCGCAGCTGAGAAGAAAGGCGGTGGCTTATCCTATGAAGCAGGGTTTGTTCAAAAACCAGGATGGACCTGGAAGACGCCTTATGGTGTCCCGGCAAAAGATAATGAGCCAGCAGCCCACTTAAACCAAAAAGAAGCAGAAGCGATTTGTCGTTATTACGGCAAACGTTTGCCAACGGATGCAGAATGGACTAGCGCTGCTTTCCTGGAGCAAAGAAACAATCCTCCGGCCGGGTTTGCAAAGGGTCAGCGCTATCCATTTCCTGGTGGCACTAATCCAAGTCCTTCACACTGCCTGAGTGGATGTGGTGACTACAAAGGTTTGGCTCCAGCGGGGGCATTGAATCGCGGCACTGGGCACGTGACGACCAATACTACTAAGCCTGGCGTCAATGGTATGTATGACATGGGTGGCAATGTCTGGGAGTGGACTGCAACCGAGCGCAATGGTGGTTACATTACTCGTGGCGCTTCATGGTGGTATGGCCCTGAAAGACAGCAAGAGTCTGATGTGGAATCAAAACCGGGCGATATCGCTGTGGTTTACATCGGATTTCGATGTGTGGCTGATGCCGTGAAACAATAG
- the dusA gene encoding tRNA dihydrouridine(20/20a) synthase DusA, which yields MSNNNKKRLAVAPMMEWTDRHCRSFHRTLTKEAVLYTEMVTTGALMHGDVPRHLDYSHDQHPVVLQLGGSEPSDLAQSAELAQQWGYDEIDLNCGCPSERVQRGAFGACLMAEPNLVAECVRSMKGAVDIPISVKHRLGLDSMDAANSVADYQFALNFILAVADAGASQVTIHARNAVLKGLSPKENRSKPPLRYEVAAKLRLDAQKQFPNLKVLLNGGLETNEQIAAHWDSFDGFMVGRAAYHFPALLLGWDEMINTNGDAAGYLFSETEWHRIQIALVKQVHAWFDECQAKGKPFYIGAFTRHILGLAHGRAGSRYWRQRLSDHHALAKVQSKVAITDFFIDASLCLGDWAAFEFESV from the coding sequence ATGAGTAATAACAATAAAAAACGTCTAGCTGTTGCTCCCATGATGGAATGGACCGATCGTCATTGCCGTTCATTTCATCGCACGCTCACTAAAGAAGCTGTTCTCTATACAGAGATGGTTACTACTGGTGCATTGATGCATGGTGATGTGCCACGTCATCTAGATTATTCACATGACCAGCATCCGGTAGTGCTTCAGCTTGGAGGTTCTGAGCCTTCTGATCTGGCTCAGTCAGCCGAGTTAGCTCAACAGTGGGGTTACGATGAAATTGACTTGAACTGTGGCTGCCCATCTGAACGTGTGCAGCGTGGTGCTTTTGGAGCATGCCTTATGGCGGAGCCTAATTTGGTTGCTGAGTGCGTGCGCTCTATGAAAGGAGCGGTTGACATTCCGATCTCAGTAAAGCATCGCCTGGGTTTAGATTCCATGGATGCTGCAAACTCAGTAGCCGATTATCAATTTGCTCTGAACTTTATTCTGGCAGTTGCCGATGCTGGCGCCAGTCAAGTGACTATTCATGCGCGTAATGCGGTGCTCAAGGGTTTATCTCCCAAAGAGAATCGAAGTAAACCACCGCTGCGCTATGAAGTGGCTGCCAAACTCAGGCTCGATGCACAGAAGCAGTTTCCGAATTTAAAAGTGTTGCTCAATGGCGGTCTAGAAACTAACGAACAAATTGCCGCTCATTGGGACAGCTTTGATGGCTTCATGGTTGGTAGGGCAGCCTATCATTTCCCGGCATTGCTCTTGGGTTGGGATGAGATGATTAATACCAATGGAGATGCTGCTGGATACCTCTTTAGTGAAACCGAATGGCACCGCATCCAAATTGCATTGGTGAAGCAAGTCCATGCCTGGTTTGATGAATGCCAGGCTAAAGGTAAGCCTTTCTATATAGGCGCTTTCACTAGACATATTTTGGGCCTTGCTCATGGCAGGGCGGGTTCTCGCTACTGGCGTCAACGACTCTCAGATCACCATGCCTTAGCTAAAGTTCAGAGTAAGGTGGCAATCACAGACTTCTTTATCGATGCAAGCTTGTGCCTTGGAGATTGGGCTGCTTTTGAGTTCGAAAGCGTCTAG
- a CDS encoding pseudouridine synthase, which produces MKVNSEGVSSSRVYLPADKHYPSLLDFFVSQFPHIEKSEWEARFNEGLVMMPDGQTVSPQDVYQPNTHLIYFRRLAKEPEIPFEEEILFQDAHIVVADKPHFLPVTPSGLYLHQTLLNRLKKKTGVQTLSPIHRIDRDTAGLVIFSVNPSERSQYQNLFRDRVVKKVYEAIAPYSAALEKNLPMIYQSRLEESEHFLQMREVEGAPNADTEIEIMEVSKPWAKYRLTPGSGKKHQLRCHLNSLGIPIKGDQIYPILTPYQEYDLDFSNPLQLLAKEIHFKDPISNESRSFFSKRSLR; this is translated from the coding sequence ATGAAAGTTAATTCCGAGGGGGTATCCTCATCTCGCGTTTATCTGCCAGCAGATAAACATTACCCCAGTCTCCTGGATTTCTTTGTCAGTCAATTTCCACATATTGAAAAGAGCGAATGGGAAGCTCGCTTTAATGAAGGGTTAGTGATGATGCCCGATGGGCAGACCGTCAGCCCGCAAGATGTCTATCAACCCAATACTCACTTAATCTATTTCAGGCGATTGGCTAAGGAACCGGAAATCCCCTTTGAAGAAGAAATTCTATTTCAGGATGCGCATATTGTGGTTGCTGATAAGCCGCACTTCCTGCCAGTTACACCAAGCGGTCTATATTTACATCAAACCCTACTTAACCGCCTCAAGAAAAAAACTGGAGTTCAAACTCTGAGCCCCATTCATCGAATCGATCGCGATACGGCTGGCCTTGTCATCTTTTCAGTTAATCCAAGCGAGAGGTCGCAATATCAAAACCTCTTTCGAGATCGCGTAGTAAAGAAGGTCTACGAAGCAATAGCCCCATATTCAGCAGCGCTTGAAAAAAATCTACCGATGATCTATCAAAGCAGGCTTGAGGAGTCCGAGCACTTTCTGCAAATGCGAGAAGTGGAGGGCGCGCCTAATGCTGATACAGAAATCGAAATCATGGAAGTTTCAAAGCCCTGGGCAAAATATCGATTAACCCCAGGCAGTGGCAAAAAGCATCAGTTGCGCTGTCATCTTAATAGTCTGGGCATTCCCATTAAGGGCGATCAGATCTACCCAATTTTGACTCCTTATCAAGAGTATGATTTGGATTTTTCAAACCCACTACAACTCTTAGCAAAAGAAATTCATTTCAAAGACCCGATTAGCAATGAAAGCAGATCCTTTTTTAGTAAGAGATCGCTTCGCTAA
- a CDS encoding DUF1488 family protein: MSIEFVGPAILAADGGVIYIAKLDGKNVQCHFSYEALEDVDPDSVFGDALEHFSKHQLILLSAAEKKLLKGLGHNGQLQISSYDLRLE; this comes from the coding sequence ATGAGCATTGAGTTTGTAGGGCCCGCAATTTTAGCTGCTGATGGTGGCGTTATTTATATTGCCAAGCTTGATGGCAAGAATGTGCAATGCCACTTTAGTTATGAGGCATTGGAAGATGTGGATCCTGACTCTGTTTTTGGTGATGCATTAGAGCATTTCTCAAAACATCAGTTAATCCTTTTATCTGCAGCAGAAAAGAAGCTTCTTAAGGGTTTAGGTCATAATGGCCAACTACAAATTAGTAGTTACGATCTACGTCTTGAATAG
- a CDS encoding translational machinery protein, producing MSLNHAVIWIDHKEAHVMFLSADASEAEVIRTKSSHAHLHHKGGAVGSGRLELDSKYLHSVIQAVTLSKEILVIGPGSAKLELIKHAHHHDPKVAEKIVGVETVDHPSDKEILAYARKFFYKLDQML from the coding sequence ATGTCTTTAAATCACGCAGTTATCTGGATTGACCATAAAGAAGCCCATGTGATGTTTTTGAGCGCAGATGCTAGCGAAGCAGAAGTTATCAGAACTAAGTCTAGCCATGCGCATTTACACCACAAGGGCGGAGCTGTTGGAAGTGGAAGATTAGAGTTAGATTCTAAATATCTTCACTCAGTCATTCAGGCGGTTACGCTATCTAAAGAGATTTTGGTTATCGGCCCAGGATCAGCCAAGCTTGAGTTAATCAAGCATGCCCATCACCATGATCCTAAGGTTGCAGAGAAGATTGTTGGTGTTGAAACGGTTGATCACCCAAGTGATAAAGAAATTTTGGCGTACGCACGTAAGTTCTTCTATAAATTGGATCAGATGTTATGA